One genomic segment of Pyruvatibacter mobilis includes these proteins:
- a CDS encoding cation diffusion facilitator family transporter codes for MKTIDGPRSYRRSVSPERAATLMKRATYASVAVAVVLISMKAWAVWVTGSMALLATFLDSLLDGAASLVNLFAVRVALTPADRQHRFGHGKAEALAGLGQAALIGASALYLGVESVSRLLDPTPVEQSTLGIAVIVVSLGFTAVLVVYQRYVQRVTGSLAIAADSLHYASDFILNLGVIAALVIAGTLGIVWADPVIALALAFWIGYAAWEIVSRATSELMDRELPQEDRLRIEEIALSHPQVHTIHDLRTRTSGRTVFIQFHLEIPGDLSLRHAHDVADTVELAIATEFPDAEILIHQDPAGHEDVPEAMHPESPLAPTPPTA; via the coding sequence ATGAAGACGATTGATGGTCCCCGGTCCTATCGCCGCTCGGTGAGCCCCGAGCGCGCCGCGACGCTGATGAAGCGCGCCACCTATGCCTCGGTGGCGGTGGCGGTCGTGCTCATCTCCATGAAGGCCTGGGCCGTGTGGGTGACAGGCTCCATGGCGCTGCTGGCGACCTTTCTCGACAGCCTGCTCGACGGGGCGGCGTCCCTCGTCAACCTGTTCGCCGTGCGCGTGGCGCTGACCCCGGCGGACCGGCAGCACCGCTTCGGCCACGGCAAGGCGGAAGCGCTGGCGGGGCTCGGCCAGGCAGCGCTGATCGGCGCGTCGGCGCTTTATCTGGGGGTTGAAAGCGTCAGCCGCCTGCTGGACCCGACGCCGGTGGAGCAATCCACCCTGGGTATCGCCGTCATCGTCGTGTCCTTGGGCTTCACCGCCGTGCTGGTGGTCTATCAGCGCTATGTGCAGCGGGTGACAGGCTCGCTGGCCATTGCCGCCGACAGCCTGCACTACGCCAGCGACTTCATTCTCAACCTTGGTGTCATCGCCGCCCTCGTCATCGCGGGCACCCTCGGCATCGTCTGGGCCGATCCGGTCATCGCGCTGGCGCTGGCTTTCTGGATTGGCTACGCGGCCTGGGAAATTGTCTCCCGCGCCACCAGCGAGCTGATGGACCGGGAGCTGCCGCAGGAAGACCGGCTGCGGATCGAAGAGATCGCCCTGTCTCACCCGCAGGTGCATACGATCCACGATCTGCGCACCCGCACATCGGGCCGCACGGTGTTCATCCAGTTCCACCTGGAAATCCCCGGTGACCTCAGCCTACGCCATGCCCACGACGTGGCGGATACGGTCGAGCTGGCCATCGCGACGGAGTTTCCGGATGCGGAAATCCTGATCCACCAGGACCCGGCCGGTCACGAAGACGTGCCGGAGGCCATGCACCCGGAAAGTCCTCTGGCGCCCACCCCGCCGACCGCCTAG
- a CDS encoding class I SAM-dependent methyltransferase, with protein sequence MSDASAASGSRPALRLAYGLSQGARVAWYLGQYAATRRIVGPLRDETSRPLRTDGKAPDRRALLKAVADLFARDWRNVEKGIYAAPHDMSPRPVNGLRKARAYLKDVPRVDGRRRARGHSEVLNEERRQRFPRYYLQNFHYQTGGWLDDASAEIYDTQVEVLFTGTADAMRRQALVPLADALRGRDQRDVAMLDVACGTGRFLTFVCDNYPRLNLTAVDLSPNYLAKARRTLKKWRQVRLANANAERLPVADNSQDVVTCIYLFHELPPKIRRVVAAELARVLKPGGRLIFVDALQKGDTEGMDALLDFFPWAFHEPYFDSYTKEDLTTLFSKAGLTPLSETPVFLSKVMSFEKS encoded by the coding sequence ATGAGCGATGCATCCGCAGCCTCCGGGTCCCGTCCTGCTCTCAGGCTCGCCTACGGCCTGAGCCAAGGGGCGCGCGTGGCGTGGTATCTGGGCCAGTATGCTGCCACACGGCGCATCGTCGGCCCGCTGCGCGACGAAACATCAAGACCCCTGCGTACCGACGGCAAGGCACCGGACCGCCGGGCGCTGCTGAAGGCGGTGGCTGATCTGTTCGCCCGCGACTGGCGTAACGTCGAAAAGGGCATCTATGCCGCCCCGCATGACATGTCGCCACGCCCGGTCAACGGCTTGCGCAAGGCGCGCGCCTATTTGAAAGACGTGCCGCGGGTTGATGGCCGCAGGCGGGCGCGCGGGCACTCCGAAGTGCTTAACGAAGAACGCCGCCAGCGCTTCCCCCGCTACTATCTGCAGAACTTCCATTACCAGACCGGCGGCTGGCTGGATGATGCGTCGGCCGAGATCTACGACACCCAGGTGGAGGTGTTGTTCACCGGCACGGCGGACGCCATGCGGCGGCAGGCGCTTGTGCCGCTGGCCGACGCGCTCAGGGGCCGCGATCAGCGCGATGTGGCGATGCTGGATGTTGCCTGCGGCACGGGCCGCTTCCTGACCTTTGTGTGCGACAACTACCCCCGCCTCAATCTGACGGCGGTGGATCTGTCGCCCAACTATCTCGCCAAGGCGCGGCGGACACTGAAGAAATGGCGGCAGGTGCGCCTGGCCAACGCCAATGCCGAGCGGCTGCCGGTGGCCGACAACAGCCAGGACGTTGTGACCTGCATCTATCTGTTCCACGAACTGCCGCCGAAGATCCGCCGCGTGGTGGCGGCTGAGCTGGCGCGCGTGCTCAAGCCCGGCGGGCGGCTGATTTTCGTGGATGCCCTGCAAAAGGGCGATACGGAGGGCATGGACGCGCTGCTCGATTTCTTCCCCTGGGCATTCCACGAGCCCTATTTTGACTCTTACACGAAGGAAGACCTGACCACGCTGTTCAGCAAGGCCGGCCTCACGCCGCTGAGCGAGACGCCGGTCTTCCTGTCGAAGGTCATGAGCTTCGAGAAAAGCTGA
- a CDS encoding class I SAM-dependent RNA methyltransferase: protein MDNATDKVKLTGLAHKGDAMAELDGETIYVDGGAPGDVVSLNMQGARPRIVAVHEPSPHRVEPPCPQAGQCGGCTLQHVSDGFVAEWKREQVISALAHRGIEAEVMPTLTVPPRSRRRATFAARRSNAGVVIGFHEKASSHIVDVSPCLLVKPALIEGLPALAQLLEPGLTRRGEARVSVTTSTNGLDVAVEMPGKTLDRALLSHLSEAGRAAGLARLTWNNEPVAEWRPPVIEFDGLACVPPAGGFLQAVAQAEDALRARVIQAVTSRKRVRRVVDLFSGCGAFTLPLARLAKVDAFDSDAAAIAALDKATRHLQGLKPIRADKRDLFRRPVFAMDLKDYDVAVIDPPRAGGLAQCEQLAKSKVPVVAGVSCNPATFARDARVLIDGGYRLGAVTPVDQFRWSPHVELVAVFERP from the coding sequence ATGGATAACGCAACAGATAAGGTGAAGCTGACGGGGCTGGCCCATAAGGGCGATGCCATGGCCGAGCTCGACGGCGAAACCATCTATGTGGATGGCGGTGCACCGGGGGACGTGGTGTCCCTCAACATGCAAGGTGCGCGCCCGCGCATCGTCGCGGTGCATGAGCCGTCGCCCCATCGCGTCGAGCCGCCCTGCCCGCAGGCCGGCCAGTGCGGCGGCTGCACGCTGCAGCATGTGAGCGACGGCTTTGTGGCGGAGTGGAAGCGCGAGCAGGTGATCTCGGCGCTGGCCCATCGCGGCATTGAGGCGGAGGTGATGCCCACCCTCACCGTGCCGCCCCGGTCGCGCAGGCGGGCGACTTTCGCGGCCCGCCGCAGCAATGCAGGCGTGGTGATCGGCTTTCATGAAAAGGCGTCGTCGCACATTGTCGATGTGTCGCCCTGCCTGCTGGTGAAGCCCGCCCTCATCGAGGGCCTGCCGGCACTGGCGCAGCTTCTGGAACCGGGCCTCACGCGGCGCGGGGAGGCGCGGGTCTCGGTTACCACCTCCACCAACGGGCTGGACGTGGCCGTCGAGATGCCCGGCAAGACGCTTGATCGCGCGCTGCTGTCGCATCTGTCCGAAGCCGGGCGGGCGGCGGGGCTGGCGCGCCTCACCTGGAACAACGAGCCGGTGGCCGAATGGCGGCCGCCGGTGATCGAGTTTGACGGGCTGGCCTGCGTGCCGCCCGCAGGCGGCTTTCTGCAGGCGGTGGCGCAGGCGGAGGACGCCCTGCGCGCCCGCGTGATCCAGGCGGTGACGTCGCGCAAGCGGGTGCGGCGTGTGGTTGATCTGTTTTCCGGCTGCGGGGCTTTCACCCTGCCGCTGGCGCGCCTGGCCAAGGTGGACGCGTTTGACAGCGACGCGGCGGCCATCGCGGCGCTCGACAAGGCGACCCGCCATCTGCAGGGGCTGAAGCCGATCCGCGCCGACAAGCGCGACCTGTTCCGCCGCCCGGTCTTTGCGATGGACCTCAAGGACTATGATGTGGCGGTGATCGACCCGCCGCGCGCCGGGGGGCTGGCCCAGTGCGAGCAGCTGGCGAAATCCAAGGTGCCGGTGGTGGCAGGCGTCTCCTGTAACCCGGCCACCTTCGCCCGCGACGCGCGGGTGCTGATCGATGGCGGCTACCGGCTCGGGGCGGTGACCCCGGTCGATCAGTTCCGCTGGTCGCCCCACGTAGAACTGGTCGCGGTGTTCGAACGCCCCTAG
- the pdxH gene encoding pyridoxamine 5'-phosphate oxidase, with product MTTPDQHAEQDADEIFTSQDPMALFDEWMATAGKSELNDPNAMALATVDEDGLPDVRMVLLKGADKAGFVFYTNLESAKGRELAASGKAALCFHWKSLRRQIRVRGPVERVTDAEADAYYDSRARDSRIGAWASRQSRPLESRFELEKEVARYAAKYAIGHVPRPPHWSGFRILPQQIEFWRDRPFRLHDRLVFRRSGDLTAENWNWTTERLFP from the coding sequence ATGACCACGCCTGACCAGCACGCAGAACAGGATGCGGACGAAATCTTCACCTCGCAGGACCCCATGGCCCTGTTTGACGAGTGGATGGCAACCGCCGGCAAGAGCGAGCTGAACGACCCCAATGCCATGGCGCTGGCCACGGTGGACGAGGACGGCCTGCCGGATGTGCGCATGGTGCTGCTCAAGGGCGCGGACAAGGCGGGCTTCGTGTTCTACACCAACCTTGAAAGTGCCAAGGGCCGGGAACTCGCCGCCAGCGGCAAGGCCGCCCTGTGCTTCCACTGGAAGAGCCTACGCCGCCAGATCCGTGTGCGCGGCCCGGTGGAGCGGGTGACCGATGCCGAGGCGGACGCCTACTACGACAGCCGCGCCCGCGACAGCCGCATCGGCGCCTGGGCGTCACGCCAGTCGCGACCGCTGGAAAGCCGGTTCGAGCTGGAAAAGGAAGTGGCCCGCTACGCCGCCAAATACGCCATCGGCCATGTGCCGCGCCCGCCGCACTGGTCCGGCTTCCGCATCCTGCCGCAGCAGATCGAGTTCTGGCGCGACCGGCCTTTCCGCCTGCATGACCGGCTGGTGTTCCGCCGCAGCGGCGACCTGACGGCGGAGAACTGGAACTGGACAACGGAACGCCTGTTTCCGTGA
- a CDS encoding tetratricopeptide repeat protein, whose amino-acid sequence MPLPSPFLPLVALGLGLAAALAAPLPATAQEGDGTRPSNAVLEKQFADGVKAYDAERYGRAFELWLPLAQNGDLAAQRNVAHMLRRGLGVEKDASRARFFYRQSAEYGFVTAQTDLAMMLLAGEGGDKDEEEAAYWLDLAARGGHPLAQFHLAQLYETGLVEAPNPGRALGWYALSARAGYQPALDRLAELVMILPGPSSEGHPDKITPSPDEKAEPPEAPAGAADTEERAEDRQESATPADDTSNADDAAETADATAESEEAAAAPEAAPKTMALSFPEAVTGLPDGKDAYARREYRAALAQFEARAYRGDADAQYMLGRMRNRGEGEPRDPVAALAWWQLAAGQGHAEAQKAASSLSGELGPRRRGEAEREAAQFQALIDQMPK is encoded by the coding sequence ATGCCGCTCCCCTCTCCTTTTCTTCCCCTCGTTGCTCTCGGCCTCGGCCTCGCGGCGGCCCTTGCAGCCCCCCTGCCCGCCACAGCACAGGAAGGCGACGGGACGCGGCCGAGCAATGCGGTGCTGGAAAAGCAGTTCGCGGACGGGGTGAAGGCCTATGACGCGGAACGCTATGGGCGGGCCTTCGAGCTGTGGCTGCCGCTGGCGCAGAATGGCGACCTCGCCGCCCAGCGCAACGTGGCGCACATGCTGCGGCGCGGCCTCGGCGTCGAGAAGGATGCATCGCGCGCCCGCTTCTTCTACCGGCAGTCAGCGGAATATGGCTTCGTCACCGCGCAGACAGACCTCGCCATGATGCTGCTGGCCGGTGAAGGTGGCGACAAGGACGAGGAAGAGGCCGCCTACTGGCTGGATCTCGCCGCCCGCGGCGGCCATCCGCTGGCGCAGTTCCACCTGGCGCAGCTTTACGAGACGGGTCTCGTGGAAGCGCCCAATCCCGGCCGCGCCCTTGGCTGGTACGCCCTGTCCGCCCGTGCCGGATACCAGCCCGCCCTCGACCGGCTTGCCGAGCTTGTAATGATCCTGCCAGGGCCGAGCAGCGAGGGCCATCCGGATAAAATTACTCCGTCTCCTGACGAAAAAGCGGAACCGCCCGAAGCACCTGCCGGTGCAGCGGACACGGAGGAACGCGCCGAGGACAGGCAAGAGAGCGCGACCCCGGCGGACGACACGTCGAACGCAGATGATGCGGCGGAGACAGCGGACGCTACGGCAGAGAGTGAAGAGGCTGCTGCGGCTCCCGAGGCAGCACCGAAAACGATGGCCCTGAGCTTTCCCGAGGCGGTGACCGGCCTCCCCGACGGCAAGGATGCCTATGCGCGGCGGGAATACCGGGCGGCGCTGGCACAGTTCGAGGCCCGGGCCTATCGCGGCGATGCGGACGCCCAATACATGCTGGGGCGCATGCGCAATCGCGGCGAAGGCGAGCCGCGGGACCCGGTGGCAGCGCTTGCCTGGTGGCAATTGGCGGCAGGCCAGGGGCATGCAGAGGCGCAGAAGGCCGCAAGCAGCCTGTCCGGTGAGCTGGGGCCGCGGCGGCGCGGGGAAGCCGAGCGCGAGGCCGCCCAGTTCCAGGCGCTGATCGACCAGATGCCGAAATAG
- the fabI gene encoding enoyl-ACP reductase FabI — protein MSVSGLMEGKRGLIMGVANDRSIAWGIAKAAAEAGAELAFTYQGDSLKKRVDPLAEQLGAKLVLPCDVTDAASMDAVFETLEKEWGKLDFVVHAIAFADKAELKGRYVDTSLDNFLMSMNISCYSFTAIAQRAEKLMHDGGSMVTLTYYGAEKVMPHYNVMGVAKAALEASVRYMAEDLGKRNIRVNAISAGPIKTLAASGIGDFRYILKWNEYNAPMRRTVTIDEVGMSALYLLSDMGKAVTGEVHHVDGGYHVVGMKAEDAPDIAVS, from the coding sequence ATGAGCGTTTCGGGTCTGATGGAAGGCAAGCGCGGCCTGATCATGGGGGTCGCCAATGACCGGTCCATCGCATGGGGCATTGCGAAAGCAGCAGCCGAAGCGGGCGCGGAACTGGCCTTCACCTATCAGGGCGATTCACTGAAGAAGCGGGTGGACCCGCTGGCCGAGCAGCTGGGCGCCAAGCTGGTGCTGCCCTGCGACGTGACGGATGCAGCCTCCATGGATGCTGTGTTCGAAACGCTCGAGAAGGAATGGGGCAAGCTTGATTTCGTGGTCCACGCCATTGCCTTTGCCGACAAGGCGGAGCTCAAGGGCCGCTATGTGGACACCTCGCTCGACAATTTCCTGATGAGCATGAACATCTCCTGCTACTCGTTCACGGCCATCGCCCAGCGGGCGGAGAAGCTGATGCATGACGGCGGCTCGATGGTGACGCTCACCTATTACGGCGCCGAGAAGGTGATGCCCCACTACAATGTGATGGGCGTGGCCAAGGCGGCGCTGGAAGCCAGTGTCCGCTACATGGCCGAAGACCTCGGCAAGCGGAACATCCGCGTCAACGCGATTTCCGCGGGCCCCATCAAGACGCTGGCCGCCAGCGGCATCGGTGATTTCCGCTACATCCTCAAATGGAACGAGTACAACGCCCCCATGCGGCGGACCGTGACCATCGACGAGGTGGGCATGTCGGCGCTGTATCTCCTGTCCGACATGGGCAAGGCCGTCACCGGCGAAGTGCATCACGTGGATGGCGGCTATCATGTGGTCGGCATGAAGGCGGAAGACGCGCCGGACATCGCCGTCTCCTGA
- the aroC gene encoding chorismate synthase, which yields MSHNTFGHLFRVTTWGESHGPALGCVVDGCPPGIPLEEDDIQVWMDKRKPGQNKYTTQRREPDQVRILSGVFPREEDGVQVTTGTPISLMIENTDQRSKDYGDIKSKFRPGHADYAYYAKYGIRDYRGGGRQSARETAARVAAGAIARKILTAILGDGVEIRGALVQMGPHKLTLPRADWDWSILEDNPFWCPDAATADMWAEYLDGIRKAGSSCGAAIEVQARGLPAGLGAPIYGKVDAELAQALMSINAVKAVEIGDGMDVAALTGEENADEMRMENGKPVFTANHAGGVQGGISTGQDIIARFAVKPTSSILTPRDTVDLDGQDTSVITKGRHDPCVGIRAVPVGEAMMACVLADQLLRHRAQTGRVAGLDLGR from the coding sequence ATGAGCCACAACACTTTCGGACATCTCTTCCGCGTCACCACCTGGGGCGAGTCGCACGGGCCCGCGCTCGGCTGCGTGGTGGATGGCTGCCCGCCGGGTATTCCGCTTGAGGAAGACGACATCCAGGTGTGGATGGACAAGCGCAAGCCCGGGCAGAACAAATACACCACCCAGCGCCGCGAACCGGACCAGGTCCGCATCCTCTCCGGCGTCTTCCCGCGCGAGGAGGACGGTGTGCAGGTAACAACCGGCACGCCGATCAGCCTGATGATCGAGAACACCGATCAGCGGTCGAAGGACTATGGCGACATCAAGTCCAAGTTCCGGCCGGGGCATGCGGATTATGCCTATTACGCCAAATACGGTATCCGCGATTATCGCGGCGGCGGGCGGCAATCAGCCCGCGAGACCGCCGCGCGCGTGGCCGCCGGGGCCATCGCCCGCAAGATCCTGACGGCCATTCTTGGTGACGGCGTCGAGATCCGCGGCGCTCTCGTGCAGATGGGCCCGCACAAGCTCACCCTGCCCCGCGCCGACTGGGACTGGTCGATCCTCGAGGACAATCCGTTCTGGTGCCCGGACGCTGCCACGGCAGACATGTGGGCGGAGTATCTCGACGGCATCCGCAAGGCAGGCTCGTCCTGCGGCGCGGCCATCGAGGTTCAGGCACGTGGGCTGCCCGCCGGTCTCGGCGCGCCAATCTACGGCAAGGTCGATGCGGAGCTGGCGCAGGCGCTGATGAGCATCAACGCGGTGAAGGCCGTTGAGATCGGCGACGGCATGGATGTGGCGGCGCTGACCGGCGAGGAAAACGCCGATGAGATGCGCATGGAGAACGGCAAACCTGTCTTCACTGCCAACCATGCGGGCGGCGTGCAGGGCGGCATTTCCACCGGCCAGGACATCATCGCCCGCTTTGCGGTGAAGCCCACCTCCTCCATCCTCACCCCGCGCGATACGGTTGATCTCGACGGGCAGGACACCAGTGTCATCACCAAGGGACGGCACGACCCCTGTGTCGGCATCCGCGCGGTGCCGGTCGGTGAAGCGATGATGGCCTGCGTGCTGGCGGACCAGCTCCTGCGCCACCGGGCACAGACGGGCCGCGTGGCCGGGCTGGATCTGGGCCGCTAG
- a CDS encoding DnaJ C-terminal domain-containing protein, with product MRDPHQVLGVAKGADAETVKRAYRRLAKQYHPDTAGGDRRAQSRFQEITEAYRALRALADAEERITASAAEATRAYEQPRADGEDDAEPSSGDTSRPGRQPRTKASGTARKEQPARRSSVRADADRPSDEKDTDDKSGRGFFENIRRAGFKPFERRGDDIACTLPLPFLDAAKGGTHRVTLPTGRTVDVTLPAGIEDGKQVRLRGLGAAGSAGGSAGDALVTVDIEPHPYFSREGHDIHLALPISIAEAIEGAKVQVPTVTGRVWVTIPAGSNSGTVLRLTGKGLKKPDGSDGNQLIELIVMLPDTPDADLQAFVRRWAGAKSHDPRAAFGLG from the coding sequence ATGCGTGATCCGCACCAGGTTCTGGGCGTCGCCAAGGGCGCCGATGCCGAGACGGTCAAGCGCGCCTATCGCCGGCTGGCCAAGCAGTATCATCCCGATACGGCCGGCGGTGACCGGCGCGCGCAGAGCCGTTTTCAGGAAATCACCGAGGCCTATCGCGCGCTCCGGGCGCTGGCGGATGCGGAGGAACGCATCACCGCGAGCGCCGCTGAAGCCACCCGCGCCTATGAACAGCCCCGCGCCGACGGGGAGGACGATGCCGAACCGTCATCGGGCGATACGTCCCGCCCCGGCAGGCAGCCGCGTACAAAGGCGTCCGGTACGGCCCGCAAGGAGCAGCCGGCGCGGCGGAGTTCGGTCAGGGCCGATGCCGACAGGCCATCGGATGAGAAGGACACGGACGACAAATCCGGCCGGGGCTTTTTCGAGAATATCAGGCGGGCGGGCTTCAAGCCGTTTGAGCGGCGCGGCGATGACATTGCCTGCACCCTGCCCCTGCCCTTCCTGGACGCAGCCAAGGGCGGCACGCACCGGGTAACGCTGCCCACGGGCCGCACGGTCGACGTGACGCTTCCGGCGGGGATTGAAGACGGCAAGCAGGTGCGCCTGCGCGGTCTCGGCGCTGCGGGGTCCGCCGGCGGCAGTGCGGGCGACGCGCTGGTGACGGTGGATATCGAGCCGCACCCCTATTTCAGCCGCGAAGGCCACGACATTCATTTGGCGCTGCCGATTTCCATCGCCGAGGCCATTGAAGGCGCAAAGGTGCAGGTGCCGACCGTGACGGGGCGGGTGTGGGTGACGATCCCCGCAGGCTCCAATTCAGGCACGGTGCTGCGTCTCACCGGCAAGGGCCTCAAAAAACCCGACGGCAGCGACGGGAATCAGCTGATCGAGCTGATCGTCATGCTGCCGGACACGCCGGATGCCGACTTGCAGGCCTTTGTGCGCCGCTGGGCCGGGGCCAAATCCCATGATCCGCGGGCGGCCTTCGGCCTGGGGTGA
- a CDS encoding SDR family NAD(P)-dependent oxidoreductase: MNTPPDTRKRTLILTGASRGIGHATVMRFSQAGWRVITCSRHAFPENCPWEAGPEDHIQVDLSDPDDTERAVAEIRNRLRDQDSCLDALVNNAGISPKGPDGGRLGTMNTELADWLHVFHVNLFAPVFLARGLVDELEKAQGAVVNVTSIAGSRVHPFAGAAYATSKAALAALTREMASDFGPRGIRVNAIAPGEIDTSILSPGTEKIVEEIPMRRLGQPAEVAETIFYLCSPQSSYVTGAEIHINGGQHV; the protein is encoded by the coding sequence ATGAACACGCCCCCGGACACGCGCAAACGCACCCTCATCCTTACCGGCGCCAGCCGCGGCATCGGCCACGCCACCGTCATGCGGTTTTCGCAGGCAGGCTGGCGGGTCATCACCTGTTCGCGCCACGCCTTCCCGGAAAACTGCCCGTGGGAAGCGGGACCGGAGGATCACATCCAGGTCGATCTGTCGGACCCGGACGATACCGAGCGCGCGGTGGCGGAAATCCGCAACCGCCTGCGCGATCAGGACAGCTGCCTGGATGCGCTGGTGAACAATGCGGGCATCAGCCCCAAGGGGCCCGATGGCGGCCGACTGGGGACGATGAACACCGAGCTGGCCGACTGGCTGCACGTCTTCCACGTCAACCTCTTCGCCCCGGTCTTCCTGGCGCGCGGGCTGGTGGACGAGCTTGAAAAGGCGCAAGGGGCGGTGGTGAATGTGACGTCGATTGCCGGCAGCCGCGTGCACCCGTTTGCCGGGGCCGCCTATGCCACCTCCAAGGCGGCGTTGGCCGCGCTGACCCGTGAGATGGCGTCCGATTTCGGCCCCCGCGGCATCCGCGTCAACGCCATCGCGCCGGGCGAGATCGATACCTCGATCCTGTCGCCGGGCACCGAGAAGATCGTCGAGGAAATCCCCATGCGCCGCCTCGGCCAGCCTGCCGAAGTGGCGGAGACGATCTTCTATCTGTGCTCACCGCAGTCGAGCTATGTCACCGGTGCGGAAATCCACATCAATGGTGGCCAGCACGTCTGA
- a CDS encoding aminotransferase has protein sequence MDLTNAQMRDIETLIHPYTNLDAFRQTGPVVMERGEGIHVWDTNGKQYIEGLAGLWCTSLGYNEKELIEAATQQLATLPYTHTFAGKSHERAIELAEAVKEISPHPTSKVLFCGSGSEANDQQIKLIWYYNNARGKTEKKKIISRKRAYHGVTVATASLTGLVPNQRDFDLPIDRIHHVNCPFAYREAEPGETDDQFTDRLAKELDQFIEHEGPDTVAAFFAEPIQGAGGVLIPADGYFPKIKKVLDKHDVYFVADEVICGFGRTGNMFGSQTFDMQPDSISVAKALSSAYLPIGAITIGDQMYEAMLEESRKIGTFGHGYTYTAHPVCAAVAIKTLEIYKKRDIVGHVRKLAPVFEGRFAKLADHPLVGNARAKGLIGAVELVADKATKRSFDPAQKVGITCQMNAEAEGLLSRALGGDIVALCPPLIIQEDEVNEMFDRLERALDATEHWVTKEGLRTA, from the coding sequence ATGGATCTCACCAATGCGCAGATGCGCGACATCGAAACGCTGATCCACCCCTACACCAATCTCGATGCCTTCCGGCAGACGGGGCCGGTTGTGATGGAGCGCGGCGAGGGCATCCATGTGTGGGACACCAACGGCAAGCAATATATCGAGGGGCTGGCCGGGCTGTGGTGCACGTCGCTCGGCTACAACGAAAAAGAGCTGATCGAAGCAGCCACCCAGCAGCTGGCCACCCTGCCCTACACGCACACTTTTGCCGGCAAGAGCCATGAGCGCGCCATCGAGCTGGCCGAAGCGGTGAAGGAAATCTCGCCGCATCCGACCTCGAAAGTGCTGTTCTGTGGCTCGGGCTCGGAGGCCAACGACCAGCAGATCAAGCTCATCTGGTACTACAACAATGCCCGCGGCAAGACGGAGAAGAAGAAGATCATCTCCCGCAAGCGCGCCTATCACGGCGTCACGGTCGCCACCGCCAGCCTCACGGGGCTTGTGCCCAACCAGCGCGATTTCGACCTGCCGATCGACCGCATCCACCACGTCAACTGCCCGTTTGCCTATCGCGAGGCGGAACCGGGGGAGACGGATGATCAGTTTACGGACCGTCTGGCGAAGGAGCTGGACCAGTTCATCGAGCATGAAGGCCCGGACACGGTGGCGGCGTTCTTCGCCGAGCCCATTCAGGGTGCGGGCGGCGTGCTCATTCCGGCGGACGGCTACTTCCCCAAGATCAAGAAGGTGCTCGATAAGCACGACGTTTATTTCGTGGCGGATGAAGTGATCTGCGGCTTCGGGCGCACGGGCAACATGTTCGGGTCGCAGACCTTCGACATGCAGCCGGATTCGATTTCCGTCGCCAAGGCGCTGTCATCGGCCTATCTGCCCATCGGCGCGATCACCATCGGCGACCAGATGTATGAGGCGATGCTGGAGGAAAGCCGGAAGATCGGCACCTTCGGCCATGGCTATACCTATACGGCGCACCCGGTCTGCGCGGCGGTCGCCATCAAGACGCTCGAAATCTACAAGAAGCGCGACATCGTCGGCCATGTGCGCAAGCTCGCGCCGGTTTTCGAGGGCCGCTTTGCAAAGCTCGCCGACCACCCGCTGGTGGGCAATGCGCGGGCCAAGGGGCTCATCGGCGCGGTGGAGCTTGTCGCCGACAAGGCCACCAAGCGGTCGTTTGATCCGGCGCAGAAGGTCGGCATCACCTGCCAGATGAATGCGGAAGCAGAGGGTCTCCTGTCACGCGCGCTGGGCGGCGACATCGTGGCCCTGTGCCCGCCGCTGATCATCCAGGAAGACGAGGTCAACGAGATGTTCGACCGGCTGGAGCGGGCGCTGGATGCCACCGAGCACTGGGTCACCAAGGAGGGCCTGCGCACCGCCTGA